The Chaetodon trifascialis isolate fChaTrf1 chromosome 17, fChaTrf1.hap1, whole genome shotgun sequence genome has a segment encoding these proteins:
- the sdc3 gene encoding syndecan-3 — MKLPWLLALTALLAHAATGQTWSPSIDDEGSTRDEFYDDEDLYSGSGSGFPEIRMRPTSVGVSFTTEEPLILSTTQATGPAPSASPAAEPSPNPEDATGTPLPTEADGESGVFWERERELEKEREEEREREREQERLRELEKERERQLERERERERERERVREMEREREREREREREREREREREKERERQRERELERERELERIRAAAQTTVAPRSPSAVPVVTTNPAISTAESAAPSAGSDDLSTTEEEEDVYLSPEPTSFYPDFEMETTTEEDTATTAETTPEPTTAAPTTTTAATTVKTRVPFRPRVPMTTATQAVPTERTTRPQQPTTSQEGNDVGAAGPSGDFEIRDDRRNDLGRGIMPVDPDLIGNTVDGGSSAAQLPQKNILERKEVLIAVIVGGVVGALFAAFLVMLLVYRMKKKDEGSYTLEEPKQATVTYQKPDKQEEFYA, encoded by the exons ggACAGACTTGGTCGCCGTCTATCGATGATGAAGGCTCGACGAGAGACGAGTTCTACGACGACGAGGACCTCTACTCAGGCTCCGGCTCTggct ttCCTGAGATCAGAATGAGGCCGACATCAGTGGGTGTGTCCTTCACCACAGAAGAGCCCCTCATCCTCTCCACCACCCAGGCCACCGGCCCCGCACCTTCCGCCTCCCCTGCGGCTGAGCCCAGCCCCAACCCGGAGGACGCCACGGGTACCCCGCTGCCCACTGAGGCCGATGGAGAGAGCGGTGTATtctgggaaagagagagagagctggagaaagagagagaggaagagagggagagagagagagagcaagagaggctGAGGGaactggagaaggagagggagaggcagttggagagggagagagagagggaaagagagagggagcgggtccgagagatggagagagagagggagagggagagagagcgcgAGCGAGAGAGGGAACGTGAGAGAGAGCgcgagaaagagagggagaggcagagagagcgtgagcttgaaagagagagagagctggagcgAATCAGGGCCGCAGCCCAGACCACTGTTGCCCCACGATCCCCTTCTGCCGTCCCCGTGGTGACCACCAACCCAGCAATCAGCACTGCGGAAAGTGCGGCGCCCTCTGCCGGTTCGGATGACCTgagcaccacagaagaagaagaggacgtGTACCTGTCACCTGAACCCACATCCTTTTACCCAGACTTCGAGATGGAAaccaccacagaggaagacacgGCCACCACAGCAGAGACCACCCCTGAGCCCACGACAGCTGCAcctaccaccaccaccgccgccACCACTGTCAAGACCAGGGTCCCCTTCAGGCCCAGAGTTCCCATGACGACAGCCACTCAGGCGGTGCCAACAGAGAGAACGACCCGCCCACAGCAGCCCACAACTTCACAG gAGGGCAACGACGTGGGTGCTGCAGGGCCAAGTGGAGATTTTGAGATCCGCGATGATCGACGTAACGATCTCGGTCGAGGTATAATGCCAGTGGATCCTGATCTGATTGGCAACACTGTGGATGGAGGAAGCTCTGCCGCCCAGCTGCCACAGAAGAACAtcctggagagaaaagaggtcTTGATAG cGGTGATCGTGGGAGGAGTGGTGGGCGCCTTGTTTGCTGCCTTCCTGGTGATGTTGCTGGTGtacaggatgaagaagaaggacGAGGGCAGCTACACGCTGGAGGAACCCAAACAGGCCACCGTCACCTACCAGAAACCAGACAAGCAGGAGGAGTTTTACGCATAA